One segment of Alnus glutinosa chromosome 2, dhAlnGlut1.1, whole genome shotgun sequence DNA contains the following:
- the LOC133859236 gene encoding membrane protein PM19L-like produces the protein MAVGRRGRDLIGPLLVTNLVAYLIVLGLAGWSLDKYINGEQNHPHLGGNPSTSFMLIFALMAGVVGVCSVLSGQVHLRAWRSDSLVGASSLAVISWAITAIAFGLACKEIILGGHRGKRLRTLETFIFISLMSQLLYVGILHAGVFDGRYGPGYRSYGADDAGGVAMGHEPQTTDTSVV, from the exons ATGGCTGTTGGAAGGCGTGGCAGAGACCTAATCGGTCCTCTTTTGGTGACCAACTTGGTGGCGTATCTTATCGTTCTTGGACTGGCTGGATGGTCCCTTGACAAATACATCAATGGTGAACAGAATCACCCCC ATTTGGGTGGGAACCCATCAACAAGCTTTATGTTGATCTTCGCTTTGATGGCTGGTGTGGTTGGTGTTTGTTCTGTGCTGTCTGGGCAAGTGCATCTTCGGGCTTGGCGGAGTGATAGTTTGGTTGGGGCAAGCTCTTTAGCAGTTATCTCCTGGGCTATTACTGCTATAGCTTTTGG TCTAGCGTGCAAGGAAATCATTTTGGGAGGACATAGAGGAAAACGCTTG CGGACATTGGAGACCTTCATATTCATATCACTAATGAGTCAGTTGCTGTATGTGGGGATTCTCCATGCTGGGGTGTTTGACGGCAGATATGGACCAGGTTATCGGAGCTATGGCGCTGACGATGCTGGCGGCGTTGCCATGGGTCACGAACCCCAGACGACCGACACTTCTGTAGTATGA